Proteins encoded in a region of the Hirundo rustica isolate bHirRus1 chromosome 10, bHirRus1.pri.v3, whole genome shotgun sequence genome:
- the TFDP2 gene encoding transcription factor Dp-2 isoform X1 codes for MKYKAILSDMTAKNVGVTSTNGDLKGFIDQNQSPTKGNISVITLPVSSTNSPTKILPKTLGPINVNVGPQMIISTPQRLTSSGSVLIGSPYNPAPTMVTQTHITEASGWVPGERKRTQEIIESDFSESKRSKKGDKNGKGLRHFSMKVCEKVQRKGTTSYNEVADELVSEFTNSNSHLPADSQAYDQKNIRRRVYDALNVLMAMNIISKEKKEIRWIGLPTNSAQECQNLEIEKQKRIERIKQKRAQLQELLLQQIAFKNLVQRNQQNEQQNQGPPSLTSTIQLPFLIVNTSKRTIIDCSISSDKFEYLFNFDNTFEIHDDSEVLKRMGMSFGLEAGKCSAEDLRTAKSLVPKALEGYITDMSTGFSWINQGLLSSSAQAVSHFEAARGTYDAKSSENPGLCLDAEVALATGQLLGPSSQQSSSAASRGETPCSFNEEDEEDEDEDSSSPE; via the exons GTAATATTTCTGTAATCACCTTGCCAGTTTCCAGCACCAACTCTCCGACTAAGATTTTGCCAAAAACCTTGGGACCAATCAATGTGAATGTTGGACCCCAAATG ATCATAAGCACACCACAAAGACTGACCAGCTCAGGGAGTGTTCTGATTGGGAGTCCGTATAACCCAGCTCCAACAATGgtcacacagacacacataaCAGAAGCCTCCGGCTGGGTCCCAGG GGAGCGAAAACGGACTCAAGAAATTATAGAGTCAGATTTTTCAGAAAG TAAGAGAAGCaagaaaggagataaaaatgGGAAGGGTCTGAGGCATTTTTCAATGAAAGTTTGTGAAAAAGTTCAACGTAAAGGAACAACCTCATACAACGAAGTAGCTGATGAGCTCGTATCAGAATTCACAAATTCTAACAGCCACCTACCAGCAGATTCA CAGGCTTATgatcagaaaaatattagacGGAGAGTTTACGATGCCCTCAACGTCCTGATGGCAATGAACATCATTtcaaaggagaagaaggaaatccGATGGATCGGCCTTCCTACGAACTCAGCTCAGGAATGTCAGAATCTAGAG ATAGAAAAACAGAAGCGGattgaaagaataaaacagaagcGAGCCCAACTGCAAGAACTACTACTGCAg CAAATAGCATTTAAAAACTTGGTACAAAGAAATCAGCAAAATGAACAGCAAAATCAAGGCCCTCCATCTTTGACCTCAACAATACAGCTGCCTTTCTTAATAGTCAACACTAGCAAAAGAACAATTATAGACTGCAGCATATCAAGTGATAA ATTTGAATACCTCTTTAATTTTGATAATACTTTTGAAATTCATGATGACAGCGAGGTGCTGAAGAGAATGGGAATGTCCTTTGGGCTCGAAGCAGGCAAATGCTCAGCTGAGGACCTAAGAACTGCAAAATCACTGGTGCCAAAAGCTTTAGAAGGCTACATCACAG ATATGTCTACGGGATTTTCATGGATAAACCAAGGGTTACTTTCAAGTTCAGCACAAGCAGTTTCCCATTTTGAGGCAGCTCGAGGCACTTATGATGCTAAATCAAg TGAGAATCCAGGGTTGTGTTTGGATGCTGAAGTGGCCTTAGCAACTGGGCAGCTGCTTGGCCCTAGCAGTCAGCAGTCCAGCAGCGCCGCGTCCCGGGGGGAGACGCCCTGCTCCTTCAACGAGGAAGATgaagaggatgaagatgaggattCTTCCTCCCCAGAATGA
- the TFDP2 gene encoding transcription factor Dp-2 isoform X4 produces the protein MKYKAILSDMTAKNVGVTSTNGDLKGFIDQNQSPTKGNISVITLPVSSTNSPTKILPKTLGPINVNVGPQMIISTPQRLTSSGSVLIGSPYNPAPTMVTQTHITEASGWVPGKRSKKGDKNGKGLRHFSMKVCEKVQRKGTTSYNEVADELVSEFTNSNSHLPADSAYDQKNIRRRVYDALNVLMAMNIISKEKKEIRWIGLPTNSAQECQNLEIEKQKRIERIKQKRAQLQELLLQQIAFKNLVQRNQQNEQQNQGPPSLTSTIQLPFLIVNTSKRTIIDCSISSDKFEYLFNFDNTFEIHDDSEVLKRMGMSFGLEAGKCSAEDLRTAKSLVPKALEGYITDMSTGFSWINQGLLSSSAQAVSHFEAARGTYDAKSSENPGLCLDAEVALATGQLLGPSSQQSSSAASRGETPCSFNEEDEEDEDEDSSSPE, from the exons GTAATATTTCTGTAATCACCTTGCCAGTTTCCAGCACCAACTCTCCGACTAAGATTTTGCCAAAAACCTTGGGACCAATCAATGTGAATGTTGGACCCCAAATG ATCATAAGCACACCACAAAGACTGACCAGCTCAGGGAGTGTTCTGATTGGGAGTCCGTATAACCCAGCTCCAACAATGgtcacacagacacacataaCAGAAGCCTCCGGCTGGGTCCCAGG TAAGAGAAGCaagaaaggagataaaaatgGGAAGGGTCTGAGGCATTTTTCAATGAAAGTTTGTGAAAAAGTTCAACGTAAAGGAACAACCTCATACAACGAAGTAGCTGATGAGCTCGTATCAGAATTCACAAATTCTAACAGCCACCTACCAGCAGATTCA GCTTATgatcagaaaaatattagacGGAGAGTTTACGATGCCCTCAACGTCCTGATGGCAATGAACATCATTtcaaaggagaagaaggaaatccGATGGATCGGCCTTCCTACGAACTCAGCTCAGGAATGTCAGAATCTAGAG ATAGAAAAACAGAAGCGGattgaaagaataaaacagaagcGAGCCCAACTGCAAGAACTACTACTGCAg CAAATAGCATTTAAAAACTTGGTACAAAGAAATCAGCAAAATGAACAGCAAAATCAAGGCCCTCCATCTTTGACCTCAACAATACAGCTGCCTTTCTTAATAGTCAACACTAGCAAAAGAACAATTATAGACTGCAGCATATCAAGTGATAA ATTTGAATACCTCTTTAATTTTGATAATACTTTTGAAATTCATGATGACAGCGAGGTGCTGAAGAGAATGGGAATGTCCTTTGGGCTCGAAGCAGGCAAATGCTCAGCTGAGGACCTAAGAACTGCAAAATCACTGGTGCCAAAAGCTTTAGAAGGCTACATCACAG ATATGTCTACGGGATTTTCATGGATAAACCAAGGGTTACTTTCAAGTTCAGCACAAGCAGTTTCCCATTTTGAGGCAGCTCGAGGCACTTATGATGCTAAATCAAg TGAGAATCCAGGGTTGTGTTTGGATGCTGAAGTGGCCTTAGCAACTGGGCAGCTGCTTGGCCCTAGCAGTCAGCAGTCCAGCAGCGCCGCGTCCCGGGGGGAGACGCCCTGCTCCTTCAACGAGGAAGATgaagaggatgaagatgaggattCTTCCTCCCCAGAATGA
- the TFDP2 gene encoding transcription factor Dp-2 isoform X3, producing MKYKAILSDMTAKNVGVTSTNGDLKGFIDQNQSPTKGNISVITLPVSSTNSPTKILPKTLGPINVNVGPQMIISTPQRLTSSGSVLIGSPYNPAPTMVTQTHITEASGWVPGKRSKKGDKNGKGLRHFSMKVCEKVQRKGTTSYNEVADELVSEFTNSNSHLPADSQAYDQKNIRRRVYDALNVLMAMNIISKEKKEIRWIGLPTNSAQECQNLEIEKQKRIERIKQKRAQLQELLLQQIAFKNLVQRNQQNEQQNQGPPSLTSTIQLPFLIVNTSKRTIIDCSISSDKFEYLFNFDNTFEIHDDSEVLKRMGMSFGLEAGKCSAEDLRTAKSLVPKALEGYITDMSTGFSWINQGLLSSSAQAVSHFEAARGTYDAKSSENPGLCLDAEVALATGQLLGPSSQQSSSAASRGETPCSFNEEDEEDEDEDSSSPE from the exons GTAATATTTCTGTAATCACCTTGCCAGTTTCCAGCACCAACTCTCCGACTAAGATTTTGCCAAAAACCTTGGGACCAATCAATGTGAATGTTGGACCCCAAATG ATCATAAGCACACCACAAAGACTGACCAGCTCAGGGAGTGTTCTGATTGGGAGTCCGTATAACCCAGCTCCAACAATGgtcacacagacacacataaCAGAAGCCTCCGGCTGGGTCCCAGG TAAGAGAAGCaagaaaggagataaaaatgGGAAGGGTCTGAGGCATTTTTCAATGAAAGTTTGTGAAAAAGTTCAACGTAAAGGAACAACCTCATACAACGAAGTAGCTGATGAGCTCGTATCAGAATTCACAAATTCTAACAGCCACCTACCAGCAGATTCA CAGGCTTATgatcagaaaaatattagacGGAGAGTTTACGATGCCCTCAACGTCCTGATGGCAATGAACATCATTtcaaaggagaagaaggaaatccGATGGATCGGCCTTCCTACGAACTCAGCTCAGGAATGTCAGAATCTAGAG ATAGAAAAACAGAAGCGGattgaaagaataaaacagaagcGAGCCCAACTGCAAGAACTACTACTGCAg CAAATAGCATTTAAAAACTTGGTACAAAGAAATCAGCAAAATGAACAGCAAAATCAAGGCCCTCCATCTTTGACCTCAACAATACAGCTGCCTTTCTTAATAGTCAACACTAGCAAAAGAACAATTATAGACTGCAGCATATCAAGTGATAA ATTTGAATACCTCTTTAATTTTGATAATACTTTTGAAATTCATGATGACAGCGAGGTGCTGAAGAGAATGGGAATGTCCTTTGGGCTCGAAGCAGGCAAATGCTCAGCTGAGGACCTAAGAACTGCAAAATCACTGGTGCCAAAAGCTTTAGAAGGCTACATCACAG ATATGTCTACGGGATTTTCATGGATAAACCAAGGGTTACTTTCAAGTTCAGCACAAGCAGTTTCCCATTTTGAGGCAGCTCGAGGCACTTATGATGCTAAATCAAg TGAGAATCCAGGGTTGTGTTTGGATGCTGAAGTGGCCTTAGCAACTGGGCAGCTGCTTGGCCCTAGCAGTCAGCAGTCCAGCAGCGCCGCGTCCCGGGGGGAGACGCCCTGCTCCTTCAACGAGGAAGATgaagaggatgaagatgaggattCTTCCTCCCCAGAATGA
- the TFDP2 gene encoding transcription factor Dp-2 isoform X2 — MKYKAILSDMTAKNVGVTSTNGDLKGFIDQNQSPTKGNISVITLPVSSTNSPTKILPKTLGPINVNVGPQMIISTPQRLTSSGSVLIGSPYNPAPTMVTQTHITEASGWVPGERKRTQEIIESDFSESKRSKKGDKNGKGLRHFSMKVCEKVQRKGTTSYNEVADELVSEFTNSNSHLPADSAYDQKNIRRRVYDALNVLMAMNIISKEKKEIRWIGLPTNSAQECQNLEIEKQKRIERIKQKRAQLQELLLQQIAFKNLVQRNQQNEQQNQGPPSLTSTIQLPFLIVNTSKRTIIDCSISSDKFEYLFNFDNTFEIHDDSEVLKRMGMSFGLEAGKCSAEDLRTAKSLVPKALEGYITDMSTGFSWINQGLLSSSAQAVSHFEAARGTYDAKSSENPGLCLDAEVALATGQLLGPSSQQSSSAASRGETPCSFNEEDEEDEDEDSSSPE, encoded by the exons GTAATATTTCTGTAATCACCTTGCCAGTTTCCAGCACCAACTCTCCGACTAAGATTTTGCCAAAAACCTTGGGACCAATCAATGTGAATGTTGGACCCCAAATG ATCATAAGCACACCACAAAGACTGACCAGCTCAGGGAGTGTTCTGATTGGGAGTCCGTATAACCCAGCTCCAACAATGgtcacacagacacacataaCAGAAGCCTCCGGCTGGGTCCCAGG GGAGCGAAAACGGACTCAAGAAATTATAGAGTCAGATTTTTCAGAAAG TAAGAGAAGCaagaaaggagataaaaatgGGAAGGGTCTGAGGCATTTTTCAATGAAAGTTTGTGAAAAAGTTCAACGTAAAGGAACAACCTCATACAACGAAGTAGCTGATGAGCTCGTATCAGAATTCACAAATTCTAACAGCCACCTACCAGCAGATTCA GCTTATgatcagaaaaatattagacGGAGAGTTTACGATGCCCTCAACGTCCTGATGGCAATGAACATCATTtcaaaggagaagaaggaaatccGATGGATCGGCCTTCCTACGAACTCAGCTCAGGAATGTCAGAATCTAGAG ATAGAAAAACAGAAGCGGattgaaagaataaaacagaagcGAGCCCAACTGCAAGAACTACTACTGCAg CAAATAGCATTTAAAAACTTGGTACAAAGAAATCAGCAAAATGAACAGCAAAATCAAGGCCCTCCATCTTTGACCTCAACAATACAGCTGCCTTTCTTAATAGTCAACACTAGCAAAAGAACAATTATAGACTGCAGCATATCAAGTGATAA ATTTGAATACCTCTTTAATTTTGATAATACTTTTGAAATTCATGATGACAGCGAGGTGCTGAAGAGAATGGGAATGTCCTTTGGGCTCGAAGCAGGCAAATGCTCAGCTGAGGACCTAAGAACTGCAAAATCACTGGTGCCAAAAGCTTTAGAAGGCTACATCACAG ATATGTCTACGGGATTTTCATGGATAAACCAAGGGTTACTTTCAAGTTCAGCACAAGCAGTTTCCCATTTTGAGGCAGCTCGAGGCACTTATGATGCTAAATCAAg TGAGAATCCAGGGTTGTGTTTGGATGCTGAAGTGGCCTTAGCAACTGGGCAGCTGCTTGGCCCTAGCAGTCAGCAGTCCAGCAGCGCCGCGTCCCGGGGGGAGACGCCCTGCTCCTTCAACGAGGAAGATgaagaggatgaagatgaggattCTTCCTCCCCAGAATGA